The sequence TCTTCATAATCTAGAAAAACTGAAGAAACATGTTCGATCTTAGACCAATCCCGGGCATTCGGATACCTGCACTGTTCTATAATTCTTGGGCAGTCTTTGACGATTATTGTTTCAACTGAAGCTGGAATTCCATCATCTGGTAAAGACCGCAACTCTGAACATGCAATAATCTCCAAGTGTTTGAGGGAATGCAAGTATGAAAGAGATGGAAGAGATACAAGTTTGGGGCACTGCTTGAATCTGCACTCAAGAAGTTTTGGGAAGTCACCATCCTCCATACCATCCCACACCTCTAGGTTCAACAAGGTATCAAGTTCTAACTTCTCTAATTTTGGGAATGCATGAAGATATTGAACCCCATTTTTTCGATGGAATACCTGATCTATAACTCTTACCCCATTCATTTCATATATCTCAAGAAATTGTAGAGATGGCAACATGCCAAGTGATGGCAATAAAGAACAATTTCTACACTTGAAAAGAGTGATTTTGACTATTTGGGCAAAAGATGGATCACTTATCCATGATGGTAATTTAGATCCATTGAAGAAGAATATCTCTAACTCCTTTAGGCCGAAATGGGGCTGCAGACATTCTAATATCTGCTCTTCGACTTGCACTCTATCGGAGTGACAAGTAGACCATTGCAACTGTAATTTAGTGATGTGTTTCTTGTTACTCAGGTTAGCTTGCTCTGCCTCGTCAGGACTTGAGATATTTTCCAGCCTTGAAATGCACAACGATCCTCTGAGGTTAACTATATTCTTTAGCTCTCCTATATAACAACCATCTTTCTTTCCAACAAGGAATCCACTCAAGGTTTGTAGGCTTGTCAAACTTCCTAAACCAACAGGCATAGACTTCAATTGTCCAATAATGTCAAGATCAAGATGGCGCAATCTAACCAAATGCCTTGTGTTTATGGGTAATCGACAAAGCTGCAAGCAACCCTTCAATTTCAATGTTTGCAACAAATAAAGGGAATCAACTGTTTCAGGCAAGTACTTGATAGATGTCTCTGATACATCCAAATAATGCAAATATTCAAGATCCCCAACAGAGCTAGGTAGTTCAGTTATGTCTAGTTGATGTAAATCCAAAGTCCTCAAATGTTTTAGATGAAGGAAGAGGTCATGTGAGACATGATTAAAATCAGTAGCACACTCAGTAGCACACTCACAATGTAGCATGAGAATCCCAGAAAACTTTTGTCCTACAATGTGTAAATCACAGAAGAGAGACAGATGCTTGATCGTGCTTGGAATGCTGACCAACCCTACTTCATCTGCGAGCATGAAATCTTCCATTGGCAGCTGCTCTTCACCCTCAAACAAATTACTATCAAGCATATTTTCGTTAACTGCGAACAATTGACCATATAGGTTATCATATCTTACAGGCACAAACAAATTGTCTTCCACCATCGAATCAAAAACAGTACCACCAACAATCTCTATTATTTTCTCGTTTTCTGGCTCAAAAATTCCTTGCGCAACCCACAACTGAACCATGGAATCCTTATCAAATTCAAACTTGGGTCCAAACAAACGGCTGAACAACCTACAACTCATTTTGGGAGACCTTTCATGGTCTGTAATAGAATTCAAAGCCACCTTAGACACAGATTGATCTCATGCTGAGCTTTCTGTCATTTCCAGAAGGTCAGTGATTGTAGTGCTCCCTGTATAGCTTTTGTTAGATTGCGAGGCTACATCAGACACAGATTGATCTGCCCTTGAGAGTTCTTCCACTTTTGGTTTACAATTTTTAAAAGGCTTCAAGCTAATTTCACTCAACTTCTGCACCGCCATACCCTTtacacttttcttttttgaacGTAAAACCATCCCTGATGGGGAAGGTTCAAGACTCTCCTGCAAAGCCAAATAAAAGTTATTACGCTTCATGTGTAAAAGAATTCAAATTTCCAGCTAGCGCATGGCTTTAATAGATTCAAAGCTAAATGGGATTTGTAAAAAACGTCCATTTCGCTGTaactcttcctttttttttttaggatttgGAAAATTGAGAGGCCGCTCGTATGATTACCAGGTTTAAATAGCTTCAAGATTAAATTAAGGGAGTGATATCTCTACAAATTTCACCCCATAAAATTGACATAAACACGTTCTTGCAGTGAGAGTGGACCTCAATTATATTTTATGTTGACCAGAAAATAGGTTAAATTTTGTAGATCAAAAGTACGTTAAGAAAACTTGGATCTGCAGCGTCCTCATCTTTCGGCCCTTTGCTTTTGCTTTCATGAGCAACTTTTGACGTTGGGGCATCGTGGACCGATTGAAACGGCGGAGCGGAGGATCAGAATTGGAAGTAAGAGAAGGATAAGACAccttgttaggtatgaaaaggATAAGATCCGGAAGAAAAAGCAGAAATGTTAAGAGTGAAATGAGAGGGTGCAAGGAAGATagtaaagggataatttcaaaaaaggGTTAATTTCACATACCTCCCCTAAGATTTTTGGCAATCGCAAAAAGCTCCCCTCAAGTTCTAAAAATTATCCCTACCTCCcctattttcactatttaagtaacaCTCTAGGCCCAAAAGGCTATatacttttttctcaaaaatcctATAATGCCCTTGAGTTTTTAATTCACAAtaaaaatgtaaaggaaaaaaaatgattcaCATTCTCAATTTCATTTATCTTTACTTGCTATCACTATTACCTACTCATCAACATCTAAATCACCattaaataaacacttatcttTGTTCTAATATTTCTCTTTTACCTAAAAATTTCTGATGCAAACCATTGTATTAACTATAAACGCTACATCAGATACCTAAAAACTTATCTATAATCTCATATCAATATCAGATTTTACTTAATACACAACAATATTCATCAATATCGCTAAACTTCAATTCCATGGTTACCACCtttttaatacaaaataatctAAATCACCACTACTAATATCAATATCCAATATACTCTAGTGACACAgagttcaaaatcaatcaaattctcTCTATAGGAATAACATCAAaaattgtaaatcaaaaattgaaacaCAATGCAGTTATAAATATATACCAAGAACATTTTTTTCATGACAACCATAACAGTATAACCTATATTTAGTTCATATTCCACTTCCtatccttaatttttattttttatctctATTACTATCTTCATCTAATTTGATAATGAAATTAGCCCTCAATTTGTCATTTGATAATATCAATTTGTTAATGTctatcaaaaattggaaacaaaaataagtgCAAGAAAACTATTTAATAATAATGGAAAATCAAGAATTGGGGATAGACACCAAGATATGCAAGTATTGGTGGTTTGGTATGTATAGTGATTTTATTAGTAGTGACAGTATACATTTGgttgataataataaataaatgaatttgaaagaaaaatagatGTAGGAGGAAAAAGATAGATAGTTAAATGAGAAAAACTGTAATTTaaattattgattgataatagATGAAATAGGTTTAACATTTTGATAGAATTTTTCGATGAGTTGACAATTAATGAAAGATATTGTTGTCTCTTTATCACACAAGGAAGGTTTATGTAATTATGTAAATCTCAAGGGAGTCGAGTGAAATTGTCGAAAACCTCagggaaggtttctgaaattatcccttttaaaAACCCTCCTTGAGTTTTCTAATAGTTTCACTTAGTACTTTAAAGTTTTCAATATATTACTTGCCTCctctattttcaaatttttgtaagaTCCTCAATACAATTCAAGTTATACGAGTAAActactcatttcaaattttttccaaCAATGCCCTTTATTGCCTTactgtttttgtttttaattgtATGTATACTAATCAAATgttaaaaataaagataaaaagCCTGAAGATGTAATTTTTTTGTAAATGGACAAAATATAGTAATCGCAACCATAATATACTGTTGTAAAGtacaaacaaataataaaagtttGTCTATTTGGTACTCTGAGGTCACATAGTAAGAAATAacactaatattatttttttgaccaaaatataGAGGGGTTAGCTATGATTTTAACACTTTAATATTGGGTCCACTTTCATTTATCTATATACTTATCCTATGGCCTTAGATtaccaaatgaaaaaaaaaactttatttttatgtgaaaattttttattaaacttAATAAATTTTATGCACTATTTAGAACCTTTAACTTTTATTTGTCAATATTGATAgcttgaaaatttagaaaagggTATAATTTTAAATGCAATTTGAGATGTTTAGAAGGTGAAAAAGgttattttcttcatctttacAATATTTCAAATAGAGTCAGGCCCAATTTTTTGCaatgaaaaaaaagtttttacaaaaaatgtgtttttcatttaaagaaataagtaaaaaatGGCCTAAAATAGAACTTTAAATAATGCAACAGTTTGGGCCCAAATTTAGTTtaaagaattttttaaaaaaaaatggaattgtCATTTGATATTAAATTTAGGTGTATGAAGTCATCCAAAattatttttgacaaaaaataacataaaataaaaccctttttgacaactccggatctttgaaaacaagagaaaatgagttTGTGAGTCACTGTTGAAGAAGGGATAGACAAAAGTTTAATCGGCTCAAATCTAAGGCATCCTTTCAATCTGATCTAAGCTAATTGCAAAGTTTTGTCGAAATTTTGATAACCTAACCCTTAAAATTATcacgtttggatgtttcctatatTGATGCAAATCTAAACTTTAAAAAGATATTGAAATGGGCAAAATATCTATTCAAGATATAATTAATACCAATTGCATTAATTGCGAACCCCAGAAATAATTTCTTGAAGAGGTCATGAGTATACAAAAATATGActcaaaagaaataaaatttataatgtgtgtgtgtgggtATATATAAGTGtgtatataagtatatatataaaCCACCTTCACCCTTGGAGGCTTCTCAAAGAACCTTTCACCGGAATATCTCCTTTCTACATAAACATGTTTAATGAAATCTCGAAGCCTTTCCACATTACTGGCAGAGAAAACAAGAATTAGGGTCACTTGTagttgtcaattttttttttttttttttaaaaaaagaactATGTCTACTAACCTGCCATCTGGAAGAGACTGACGCTGTGGATCCCATTCCTTAAGATAAATTTCTTTTGCCCTCTATGAATAAAGAAAAGAAGTGAATGTATTAAACTTAAAAAAAGACTTGCAATCATCACAGACTTCTAAGAACTTAAACAGGGGCCTATTAAGTCTTACCGCATTTCCTCCCCCTTGAAGGGCACTAACTTCTTGTGAAGTGAATTTAGCCATAGATATTGACTTCACTCCATGGGTAAACTCCCGACTGAAAGCAATTTTAAATGTAATTTTAGGTAAGCAAGATAACAGCACCAAGACAGAGGACTCTTTAACATAATGAAAATTCTTAAAGACCAAATTAGTTGAGATAAGAGGCAAGCATTAAAGATCAACATCGATAAAATGAGGGAGTTACTCATATTGCACTTGCTGTATCCCACTGCAGTTTGTGCAGACAAATGTCCAGAAGTTAACGCACACATATTGAGGCCCCTGTTGGAAGAAACCAAGTCATTTGCAACATAAATCATATTGGTAAATCAGTTCTCAATTTACTAGATCATATTGATAAAACAGAAATCACTTGCATTTTGAACTATTGAAATAGAGCATCTAGCAATTAAGCTCGAAgttcaaaattaaatttcacATGGAGAACTTAAATCAAGCGACGAAGTTCCAAAAGAGGCTTTGTCTAATTCACTTCATCAAGTAGCAACTATTTTCAATATATTAAAAGTTGCATTGCATTAGTGTTCAAAGTTTGATAACAACTCTATTGTCAAGAAATTTAACGATCAACAATGAGTAATCAGGATAATACCAAGCAGGATTGAACTATGTTTCCTAATCTGCAGGTTTTCTTCTCAAAAGAAATTGTTTCATATTCCAAACCTGAggattttcttctcaaaagagAACTTTTTCTTAGTTTCTGCCCAGATGACactaaaataataaaacatAAAAGATATAATTCTTCAGAAAAAGCTTAAGAGAGCAATGACCAAAAATGCAAGTGCACATGATACTCTGGAACCTATAATAAGCAACCTCCAATCAAATGACAAACAACAAATAGATCGTTCTCCTATCAGAAAGAACGATATCAACTTGTGGAATGTACAAGATAGTTGCATCACAACATTAAGGCACCAGATTTTCAAAAGCATTTTACACTTTACAGACACTTAAATGGAATAGCAGATACTTAAATATCCACTCCATTACATAcgggaagtcggttaacaaaGTCACGAaagtttctaaattttcaaggcaaagctgccttgtgCTACCATTTCCCTTTTCTAAATCATTTGGCTAATGaaatattttcaaacatggttcatttgtgtagacaATGTCAAAGTAACATTCAAGATACATTTTcttaggtgattaacaccaagaatttcgaaataacaagtcccaagtcaagattggttacaaatctgtccaaaatgagggttttCAATCACTGAGTCAGTTTCGAAATATgaccacaactcactcaattcaacttggaattgaacGTGGtttgtggcgttgaaaactagattcatgaagctacaatttctcagaagaaatcattttcaaaatctgtccacaactagctcatatttgagcatcaatttgcTGCTCAAAATAGAGCTTCCAGTGAACtagtgaaacaggacagtcaagTTCAAATGATTGGTACATTTTACTCGGGTGGAATCAAGATGTGCATTTTACTCCAATGGAAagatgggaatgtctagtttgcAGTGCTagaaacggcacttgatttcgacatcggagcaaaatgttatggccgaaacaaaaaGACTGCCTGAGCAATCTGGGAACAATTTCCAGTTTTactaaactttggaaatcactacatttggccaaccaaatcatgttatttttcaatgaaacttttgcACAATTTCTGCACAAtccatataacatgtatacatcataaacaagtcattagaacctcaaaaatttgcactaaagtgcacgaacatggcaggggtaaaACTGTCACTTTTGTCCATTACACCTTCTTTGAGATTCCTTTCATCAATACAACTTAcatccactaatttaagcactaaaccaacattaatcaCATCAAAACCCCTAAAATCAGTCCTCAAGTCATTGTGGGAGTttatagagcccacacaccaaaatccaacatacataaagctacccacatggaTATATGAGTTCACAAGTGCAATAAAACTTCCATAAACTAAAATTCAAGGGGTTGATCGTCATTACCTCCTTAGATGATCAAGATCAGCAATTTTTGGTCACTTTGAgccccaagaaaaccgtggaaatgaagcTTTCTTCCTAGCTTAAGTGAATCTCCAAATTGTTTGCAAGTTGTAGttaaattttggagtgatttgggtGAGAAATGAGGGAGTTGTTGAAGAAGAATTTTGGTTGTCTTCTTCCTTCGGGTGACGCACGGCTGGTAGAGGAGAAAAGCAAGGTTGTTACAGCTGCAAaagcttcttgaggaagcttaagaatgtgtggctaagaatactccaaaagtcaaccaAGACTAGTGCGCGTACACGAGCGTTTGGTGCTCGTTTCCTCTCtggtttgtttcactagtgcactaaatctccaatgcacttgtattcatattattattattcactcttaatagtctagaatgaattccttaattctccaattaaCCGCTCCGACTCGATATATGCGAATTTCGATTTATACGCGCTATGGTGAAacctctaagaaattcttataacgatagtactactaactaatacttgagtacttaaacataaaaatacctatttttaaGACTGatgtataagtctccaatttttcaaactcactgtaTCCCCAAATCGATCACTGTCTCgaaaacgcgtattcactattctcactaaacgagcttccaaaaattaatttccataacaagtcattttaaaaaaatacatgtaagtcatagttccatgtaattgggtctaaaaaggttagaaaataatattcggggcaaacagtaattaaatatttaaataaactcgtaacaggagtttaaaataaataaattttgtgagtccTTGTGACTTTTCTTAatttactattgatcattcttatttttccaaaattaatacACCCTTAATAcaaatatagtctcgaaaaacgtgtacttgTTGTTTCGACCTAAACAAGTTTTCGAAATGTAACTTTTCTAAcaaaacgttttaaaaatataaaagaggcgtttttccatataaatgaattttaaatagtcgaattaaataattaattaagccagcaaaataaaataaaataagaaaatttccgGGTCGTCACAGGTTAAGCTCATGTGTGAGTTGGAATGAAATTTAAGCAAGTAAAGTGGTTGGTTGGACcactagtggactgttttggtttTTCTTGATAACTAGACTGCTATGGTCATTCTTAATCATGTTGATGTATTACATTTTGAACTCCAATGGTACTAGGTGACTTGAATCCCTGTATATGAACATTGGAGGACTGATTTGGGTGAATTTGAACTAAAACAAATGAAGGGAGCACGAAGAacttgtggcgaccccacttacccctaaggcgaaccagagggttggcgggccgtctgcctaactctcgccaggactcacgcaagcaatctagcccaaatccttccgaagaataacctaagCTATTATAACACCGTTTCCTTCCAAATTGACTGATAACCAAATcctcattaacttcaaagataacagcatt is a genomic window of Coffea eugenioides isolate CCC68of unplaced genomic scaffold, Ceug_1.0 ScVebR1_3401;HRSCAF=4607, whole genome shotgun sequence containing:
- the LOC113757885 gene encoding putative disease resistance protein RGA3 gives rise to the protein MVQLWVAQGIFEPENEKIIEIVGGTVFDSMVEDNLFVPVRYDNLYGQLFAVNENMLDSNLFEGEEQLPMEDFMLADEVGLVSIPSTIKHLSLFCDLHIVGQKFSGILMLHCECATECATDFNHVSHDLFLHLKHLRTLDLHQLDITELPSSVGDLEYLHYLDVSETSIKYLPETVDSLYLLQTLKLKGCLQLCRLPINTRHLVRLRHLDLDIIGQLKSMPVGLGSLTSLQTLSGFLVGKKDGCYIGELKNIVNLRGSLCISRLENISSPDEAEQANLSNKKHITKLQLQWSTCHSDRVQVEEQILECLQPHFGLKELEIFFFNGSKLPSWISDPSFAQIVKITLFKCRNCSLLPSLGMLPSLQFLEIYEMNGVRVIDQVFHRKNGVQYLHAFPKLEKLELDTLLNLEVWDGMEDGDFPKLLECRFKQCPKLVSLPSLSYLHSLKHLEIIACSELRSLPDDGIPASVETIIVKDCPRIIEQCRYPNARDWSKIEHVSSVFLDYEEISPQSRY